Below is a genomic region from Diabrotica undecimpunctata isolate CICGRU chromosome 7, icDiaUnde3, whole genome shotgun sequence.
GATGACAAATCATTATGGAACTAATTAGTTAATCAAAATCAACAGGAGtgtgaaataaaaatagacgGTTGGTAATTTTTTGTCTTTGCAAAAAGCACAGAAAGACTCAAAAAACATTGCTCCTTCGAGCCGGATACTGAGTCTCAGTAAAACTTTGCGGCGAAAAGTTAAGCATTTTCAACATGCCACCAAAGAACCAGAAACCACAACACCAAAATCACAACAAGGCACCTTCAAGCAATCTTGTGGTCttctatatactatataaattggTAAAGCAGCTGACGTGACAATAAATAATTTGTTGCTGTTGTTGGAACAGTGAAAAAGGTAAAGCAATAGATACTTACTTTTTCAAGATATTATCACGGATTATTATAGTTTGTGCCTGATTTAATTATGagtctttaatttaaattttttattaaaatattctatacAGCAATGTTTTCCAATACTGAAGAATAAAATAGATAGATCTGATAGGTAAAATTgctattttttcttatttctgttgaaCGTAGTTCATTGACTATGAGATGTTGCAAAActgataaatatttaaaaataaaaatagattgggaaaaaaataatgttaaagaACCATAATACAATGAAAGAAATAAAGAAGAGTTTTgtaaattaaaactttattataatCCATACATTTGGAATAATATCAATAAGATTAGGACTCTGTGTCAGACTTTCATACACTGAATTGGAGACTGTCGATAATTCTAAATAAGATCtgtgtaaaattaattttaatgaagtttcaaataaattaatgggagatttattaaaattaataattaaaatatattatacttCATAAATAATAACTAAGTTAACTAAAAAATGAGGAATATATTAAATTCTATAGCATGCAGTCAAAATATCGCCCGTCAGTTAAAAATATTGCATAAAATTGATTCCAAAAAATCAACTTAACCCACGATAtattattaaaatctaataaaaatatCTTCTCTTGACAAATAATCTGTGTACATTTGTTACAAATATAACAACGAAGAAAAATCTACATaccaataaattacaaaataaaaataaaaacaacctATGAACCGACACATGACACATTTCGTTAACGAACCATTAGTTGGCGACGGCAATGGGGATCCGACTGTTGATCTCCTCCAAACCGACTTGGTCCTGCTTGAACGCGCCGTTGTCAGTAGCTGGAAGGCCGGGATTAGACGATTCGTCGTAGCCTGAATCTGAGCTACTATCGCTGTATAGTTTTGAAGAGCCCGTGTTCTCGCACTGTTCCGTTTCCGGTTTGGCGATGTCGAGAGCCAGCTTGCAGGTAGCCAAACGGCTACGGCACGGCTTCATGCAGGTCGGATCGAGCATGATTTCGTCGTAGAGGCCTCTGAATATTACTCCGCAACATATCGTTTCCCTGAAAAAAGAATTTGTAAACTTTTGTATAGACTTTGCCTTAGCTGTGGTTTTTTGTTCGATTTGTGTGGCTACACAAATCTACTTCTATTCCAGAAAAATTCATGAAGCAGTAGAAAGCCGAGAGCATCCAGAGAATAACATGAAAGAAGGCTAACACCCAACCGGAATGCGGCATACTATCCAATAACATTAACACACTTTCGGACTGCTTCCGTTGTCTCCATAAGAGAATTCGTTACTCAAAAATTGTATTAAGTTTATGAAACAACATTGCCTGTGTGACTTGTGAATGGATCAAGTAGTTCCAAGTAATTCGAGGAAATCGAAATGTgggaagaagaatatcatggcttCAGAACTTAAGGGagtggtttgaatgcagtagtgcagaactatttagggcggcagtcaacagggtccgcGTAGTCATGataatttccaaccttcgataaaagatggaacttgaagaagaagaaaaagagtagTTCTGCAGCTGGTTTCAAGTCAGAATAAAAAAAGGAGGTTGATAGACGAGGTTGGTATCGTAAAAAATTAATAGAGTAATTGATCATAGAACCAATGTGACGCCTCCGAAACGAAGATCTTACTGATGAACGATGAACAAGACCAGAAATAAGGACAACAGGTATATTGTAAGATTATCTTGCAGTCTCTCGGTAGATGAATTGAGAAAAAAAATCAAGTGAGAGTACCCTTCCTACTTACCAAGGGATCTTGCAGGATTAGATAACCAGGCAACATTAGATGTTGAACAATGCTGCTGTCACTAGCCCAAGTACCCTACTTcaagagaagaaaagagaagaagcAAGCTACTTGTTAATGCGAGATTAGGCGAGAAGGTGTCTCATTAGGAAGAGCACTCAAAACGTTCACGAATCGATGATCAAGGCCTAGGTACCTGCTTTTACAAGAACAATGTTTATAAAAACAAAAGCCCTCGTCTAGAAAAACTTCACCTTCTTCATCATGGCTAGCTTAACGAGGTCCCGCCGTCATAAATATCATTCGCCTCATTCTGCTGAAGCCTACAAATGTCAACTACCTCCCAAATCTATCGTAAATCCATCAAAATCGAAGATCTCAAGATTAACACCGGTTACTCAGGTTACATGTACTCGAGAAATACTCgtaaagaaaaaaacaataacaattcTATGATTTCAATCAAGTCCAAAAATCCCAGAAGTAGATCTTAAGTAAAACCTCAAATCCTGTCGACACCACAAAGCTCTGATACGCCCAATGACAAAAACTACccgaaatcaaataaaaaaaaaaccctcCAACTCTAGAAACAGAACGAGACACCTACAGCCCATGCCCCCTCTATACACGGACAAGCTCAAAATGCTCGACAAATATAGTTTTCTAAATTATTCTAcacttcttcctctttataaaatagatattcagttctctttcttctttattactttttattaagTATTGTACTGCCTTTGTATCATTATCAAGCTTTCATATTGATTTATTTGCCACAAGTATAGTGTTGAGCATATTTTATGCCCACGAATATCTCCACTAGCGcaaattaaacttaaaatatcTAAAAGTCTTTCTTTCCCTGACACCTGGCGGTAAATTTCAACGCATATAATATCATCAATGCTCGAGAATTCTAACACAAGATTCGTAACACCATAGTATATGTAATGACCTGAGAGAATTGATGAAAAATCCTGTACCAGAAAAATCGCACCAGAAAAATCCTGTATTTGTCCAGCTGTCATGCCTAGACATATTAAGCTATTCAGAAAAGAGTTGCAGcatatggaaaaacaaaaattaacgaaCAATTATTAAAACCGATCATAAAAAAACGCTTCCTAGCACATTTTCACGAGGATTCAAAACTTTTGTTATAGTTTTGTCAAAAAACTTGtacatttttacatttaaaatagtCCAATTTTTGTCAACATGTCTCTAAACAAAAACTCtatttgtattttataaacaaacaatttaaaatttaacttACTTTTTCCAGTAATCCAAATCAATAAATCCACTAACTCTCGTATCATCATGTCTTCTCTTAGGCATACCTTTGTACCTCCTGCTTTTCATCACAACGTCTTCAGAGTCGCTGAGACCGGGACTGCCTGTCCTACTTGATTCGTTGCTGGGGCCATCTTCGCATAAGTagtctacttcttggagatcctGCTCATCATTACCTTCAAAAATTTATAGAATATAGTGTACTGCATTatgtaaacataaaatataataaattacttaaataaaaGGACAGTGaataaagaacacaaaaaacGAAAGAAATGCAggtttatttcaacaaaaaacattTTGATCAATCTGTGCACATGTTATTTATGTAAATAAAGTTCCGCTAATAATCTGTGttgaaataacaaataaaacaaaaaagttgaCATTATTAGTGTTACTGtccattatttaatataaaataatgtattacttctggaaaaataataaattcaactACATACCTTCACTTTTGTCACTCAATACTGGGCTATTCTCCCGATGAAACTGTTTTTTCTTCAACTTATCAGCTTTTTCTTCTAACAATTTAcgattttttactttaaatttagtCATTGATTTGATACCCGGACCAGCTCTGGCATCTACCACCTAATGAAAAGGATATTATTATAAAACGCATACAGGAGATGTTTTGTGTTTAGcgtaaatattacttacatgttGCCAATTTCTATCAGATCCAGCGGGCAATTTCTTCCACCTTTTGACAAGTAAGACGCATGCGTTACAGATTTCACCTTGTCTCGGAGTTTGTAGCTTGAAACATTCCAGAAAATCCTCCTCGTACTTCTTACTATCAGTAAATCGTGAACTGAAAACAAACAGGTGATATAATAAAAGACTAACAATATATTACGTGTAATGGTTTAATATTGACTGTAATTTAATCCAAATCAAGcatttttatataacaaaaatatataaaccaCAGAGTTTTCTAGTGTTATAGGAGAGGAATTACTAACCTGCTAGATTTGGCTTTGCAGATACAACATCCAGTTGTTGATCTATACACTTTTGGTCTGTGGAATGAAAACATCTTGAACTGCTACAATTCTGGAAAGAAAATGCTTTGTTAATTGAGCTTATAAAAAACACGATGTGATAATACATGAAAATTGATACGTTTCAGTGTATATGTGAAACAATTCACAAAACATTGAAGAACAAGACAAAAAATGATACAATGATAAAAAAATGATGAAGAGTGAAATACATTATAAGATTTGATGTGACAGAAAAATGAAGACAAGaactgaaaattaaaaaaaaccgtGACCGACCTCGCAAATATAATTTTCGTAAATATTGACATTTCTTATGGTAAACAACACTGCCAGATTGAAAATTCATAGCATGGTTTAGAAGCaacaaattttcaaaacaatcaaTTTTGTGAAAAAATGGAAATCTCCCGTGAACATTTTCGTGCGATGAAAGCCAACAAAACTATTTGTTTGTCAAAGGTGATGGATGAACTCAAAAACAATTATAATCGTTGCATCCTCTTGCGTTAGGAGAATGCCAACTGTCATATGGCTCATATTAACATCTGAGTATTTAGTGAGCCATTCTGTATACAATCCTGACCTGCCATTGTGTGATTTCTTTGAGTTCCATTCCTTTAGTACTGTGATATCTGTATAGATACTGTGATATTGTACTTAGAAAGATTATCGAACTTATCTGTTTCTTTCTTGTTTAGTATGTTCAGTTCTTGAATATTCCAACAACCAGTCTTCATTTGCCTTTACCATGGCCTAAGTCGTCAACTTTTAATTCCTGTCAAATTCCGAGGCTTTGCAATCTggtttttaactatttttaaaatttgtagatgCTGAGGAGCTAGCCCTCCAATCTGGAGGGCCAGGTAATAATTTTTCGTCAAGGTTGTCTTCTGCTTGAAAGATTGCCTTTTCTTCAGCTTTAGAGTTCGTACTACCCTTGGTTTAATTTCAGAGTTTTGTCTTCTCTATGACTAAAGAGCTTCATCTGTCCTGTTCTGCCTTGCTGTGCTTGAAAGCTGGGCTGCCACTTCGGTTATTGACACCAAACTGAAGATCTGTGATTTAATACTTTTATCAAATTAATGAGTAATTTATTTTTACATGTCAggcgtttttaaatattttagagaaAATACCAAATGCTGTCTTCTTCTAAGAGTGCTGTCTCGCTTAAGAgattggcaatcataatggctgtttttattgtaacttGCTTCCCAAACAAATCAAACAAAATTTATACCAATCAACCAAGATTCTTCAACCAAAAATTACGTCTTTGGCATAATGATTTTCTTGTTTAAATCTTTCGAGTTCGAAagcctttattatttttaatgtccatgtctcagttccatataataatattgaaaatatatagcACCGAATGGTGTGTCCTCTTATTTCCAAATTGAGATTTCTGTATGTTAGGAGTGGCTTTATTCATATATATGATCTGGCAATCTCTTTTGATCAAAGTTCCAAAGAACTAATACtttgttatttattctatcataatttattgtcaatattttttgcatattttgtttttttttttataataagcaTATATTtagttcattttaattttcattcaTATTAATTCCCATCTCAACACTATATATATTTGCCCTAATGGCCAATTTTAAAGATGGCATTAATCAATTGTCAAATCATATTGTATTGTCATGAATAAATACTGTTAATCTTATTGAATGTTTGCTTCAGAATTTTTATCAATTGTAAATAATGGACCTGTTATCtataacaaataaaattgataataATTGTTGTCAATGCATTTTTGTACAAGATAtgatttaattttgataattttctaattatatttactAAGAATACATTGTATCATCAATGCATTTATATTAATGTGTCAGGTAATGCTTGAATTGTTTATCAATaagaaggaaattaaaaaaaaactataatacGTTAGATAAAGATTGATAGCATTATTAAAAGGGAACTCCCAAATCTTATAATTATACAAATTATATTGCACAAAAAATCTCGAAAATCAATCATCTTTATACAGAGAAATTGAGTTTTTTAATGGGTGATTCCCACATATATTTGGTTAATGCACAGTTTAAAGAAAGAATATTCAATCAAAAAAAGGAGATTGGAAAAAGTAGAGAAAAGATAAATATTCATAAATTAAAAGATTTTGACAGCAAATAAATATAGAGAGCAAATAGAAGATAAAATAATGACAGAAAACATAGTAGAAGAAGATATTAACTAGCTATGGATAAAAATATGAGATATTGTATTGCAGAAATTGGTCCAAATATTGGGTATAGGCAGGGCAGAAAAAAGAGGTCAGTGGTTTGATAATAAGTGCCAGAAGGCAACAATGCCAGATGGACAGAAAACTTTAAATGAGCTACAAAGtttatttgataaaaatgaaacaaGAAAATACTACACATCCCTAAATAGTAGCCATCAAGAATTTAAGCCAAGACTTAGCCAAGTCAATTATGTTGAAGGCGACAACACAGAAAATCAACTAAACCTATATAAGCAACTATACACTGAAGCATTAAAAAGAGAAGAAGTTAGAATTCAAgtagaaaactctacgttctttgataTTATTAAGGCTGGATCACAAAAGAAGAAGACTCATCAAGCAAACACCAACAAACACAAAACCTAACATGAAATTCACTCTCTCATAGAGTGAATTTCATGTTAGAGAGAACTCTCAGAACCGTTCGACATAAATACTGGAGTTAGATAAGGAGATGGATTGTTACCATTGCTACATTGTGAAACCACTAAAATTAACCTTTACATACCTTACCTAGCGTTTGCAGATGATTTAGCAATAATAACAGAAGATGAACAGACAGAAATCATACAGATTGAAACACTAAATGAGTGCATGGATACAATTAGGATTACGAACACCATAACAAGCAGTGTAGATTTTGACAGCTAGTTTTTTATAGTTAGTTTATCTGCTTTCTAGTTTTTGGTTCTGAATTATTTTTTCCACAAATGTCAGTGATCAAATGTAGAAACAAAATTGATATAAAAAATGCTGTAGCAAAAGCACAAGATCTCGGACTCTTGGATGTCTTctaaaacatttaataataatccttgtatcagCATATAagtaagattatttaattttcaattttcactAAAGTATTTTCTTcacttaattatttaattattggaATTTACACTTAATAAATTGCACACATACAATGTTGGCATAATTGCTATATACTTTGTACCATACAGCAGCCTAATATGGGTTAATATATTTTCAGCAATTATTTtccatgtaccgttgacctgaggatgcatagcaaattatagtatgtgaAACTGGTcattggtggtagaataaattgattgtgagtaagtcgtattcttatttctttttcctAATTTGAAATGGACTGACACAGAAAACATATTCAAGATTTTAACATATTTAAGattctttttcttctatttttcagCCTTTCTACCATAAGATCATTGGGAAGAAGACCttcctaaaatattttttcaaagcATAAGTCAAGCAACCATGATTTTCGAT
It encodes:
- the LOC140445888 gene encoding SIN3-HDAC complex-associated factor; the protein is MFSFHRPKVYRSTTGCCICKAKSSSSRFTDSKKYEEDFLECFKLQTPRQGEICNACVLLVKRWKKLPAGSDRNWQHVVDARAGPGIKSMTKFKVKNRKLLEEKADKLKKKQFHRENSPVLSDKSEGNDEQDLQEVDYLCEDGPSNESSRTGSPGLSDSEDVVMKSRRYKGMPKRRHDDTRVSGFIDLDYWKKETICCGVIFRGLYDEIMLDPTCMKPCRSRLATCKLALDIAKPETEQCENTGSSKLYSDSSSDSGYDESSNPGLPATDNGAFKQDQVGLEEINSRIPIAVAN